AGTCGACGATCGCGGGGAGGAAGCCGTCGGCGGGGACGATGAAGCCGCCCTCGCCCTGGATCGGCTCGATGATGACGGCGGCGAGGTTGTCGGCGCCGATCTGCTTCTCGAGCTGGAGGATCGCGCGGGCCGCAGCCTCCGCGCCGCTGAGCCCGTCGCGGAAGGGGTACGACGCGGTGGCGCGGTACACCTCGGGGGCGAACGGTCCGAAGCCGCTCTTGTAGGGCATCGACTTGGCGGTCAGCGCCATGGTCAGGTTCGTGCGGCCGTGGTAGCCGTGGTCGAAGGCCACGACGGCCTGGCGGCCGGTGTGCTTGCGGGCGATCTTGATCGCGTTCTCGACCGCCTCGGCGCCGGAGTTGAACAGCGCGCTCTTCTTGGCGAAGTCGCCGGGCGTGATGCGGTTGAGCGCCTCGGCGACGCCCACGTACGACTCGTAGGGCGAGATCATGAAGCAGGTGTGCGTGAACTGCGCGGCCTGCGCGGCGACGGCGGCGGCGACCTTGGGATGCGCGTTGCCGACCGTGGTGACGGCGATGCCGCTGCCGAGGTCGATGAGCGAGTTGCCGTCGGCGTCGACGACGACTCCTCCGCCCGCGGCGACCGCGGCGACAGGAACGGTGTGTCCGACGCCGGCGGCGACGGCATCCGCCTTGCGGGCGAGGATCTCGGCCGATCGAGGGCCGGGAAGTTCGGTGACGAGGCGACGCTCCTGCGGGAGGTCGGGACCGCCGAGGGGGACTGCAACAGCTGCGGTGTCGAGGAGTGCCATGTCCGCGAGCGTACGACCGCGACGGATGCCGGTGCACTCGCCGAGATGTATAAACTTGCAGGACGAATCGACAGTGCGTATAAGGCGCCGAAGACGCATCCCACCCGTCCGCCGTTGATCCCAGAGGAGGAGCCGTGTCACCCGCCGAGCACCCCACGCTGCGGTCGCTCCTGGCGCGCAACGACCTCGGCCTCGCGCTCGTCTCCCCCGACGACGCCCTGCCGGAGGGCGCGCTCGACCGGGCGCTGCGCTGGGTGCACAGCTCCGACCTGGCCGATCCGACTCCCTTCCTCTCCGAAGACCTCGCACTGCTCACCACCGGCACCCAGTTCGACGACGTCGACGGCATCGAGGGGTACGACGCGTACGTCGGGCGGCTTGCAGCTCGTGGCGTGCTGGGACTCGGTTTCGGCACCGAGGTGCACCGCACCGGCATCCCGGAGGAGCTCGCCGAGGCGTGCGCGGCCCGCGGCATGCCTCTCTTCGTCGTGCCGTACCGCACGCCGTTCATCGCCGTGGCACGCGCGCACGCCGAGGCGATCGCCGCGCAGGCCTACGCGCGCCGCTCCTGGGCCCTCGACGCGCAGCGTGCGCTCGCCCTCGCCGCGCTCCGGCCACGCGGGCTCGACGCGACCATCGCCGAACTCGCGCGCAGGTTCGGCACGTGGGCCGGCATGTTCGACGCGACCGGGGCGCCGCAGATCTCACACCCCGCGGATGCCGTCGCCCGCCCGACCCTCGAGAGCCTCGCCGAGCACGTGACCGAGGTTCTCACCCGCGGCCTCGAGGCAGGCCAGTCGCTCACCATCGACGACGCGTCGTTCATGCTGTTCACGGTCGGACGGGGCGGTCATCTGCGAGGTGTCATCGCGCTCGCGATCGACGCGCTCGACCCTGAGGCTCGCAGCGTGGTCACGTCGGTGATCGCGATGGCAGGCCTCGCGCTGGAGCAGAGCGAGCAGCTGACGCGGAGTCGGCGGCGCCTCCACACGCAGCTGCTCGCGTCGCTGCAGACCGATGACCCGGCTCTGGCACGGCGCGTGCTCGGCGCCATCCCACCGGCGCCTGTGGTGGTCGCGATCGCGGCTGACGCACCGGCCGGACCCCTCGCCGACTGGTGGGAGCGGCGACGCGCCGACGACGGCGTCGCGTCCTTCGTGGCGGAGTCCGCCGATGGCCTCGTCATGTGCGTCTCGTCCGGCGACGAAGCGCTCATCGATGAGGCGGCCCTCCGTTTCGGCATCCGGATCGGCGCCTCGGCACCCGAGTCGTACGCCGCCTTCTCGCGCGCCCACGCCCAGGCCCTGGCCGCACTGCGACGCCAGACCGGCCAGGGGGTGCTGCGCTATGCGGATGCCGTCGGCACGAGCATCCTCGGCGCTCTCGCAACCGACGAGGCCCGGCTCGTGGCGGAGTCGCGCCTCGCGCCGCTGCGGGATCATGACGCCGCGACCGGCGGCGCGCTGGAGCTGTCACTGCGCACGTGGCTGGAGCACGATGCGCGTGCGGAACCGGCCGCCGCCGCTCTCGGAGTGCACCGGCATACGCTGCGGTCGCGCATCGCGCAGGCCGGCGCGGTGCTGGGCGTCGACCTGTCATCGTTTCCCGCTCGCGCCGAAGTGTGGACACTGCTGCAGACAGCGCGCGATTGAGCGCGCGTTCACGGGACCGAACCGCCCGCGAGCATCGAACGCGGTGATCGGCTCAGTGTCGGCACTCCTGGCTCGCTCACCGGCGCGATAGAGCAGAATTCCGGAACTCGCTCCCGCCTCGGGCCTCACGGGCCCGAAGGTCGCTTCTATGCTGATGCCCACATATGAGGTCTATCTGTCATCACACGTGACTTCCGGACCTTGGCTGGACTGCATTCTGGGGGCTGACCATGAGCGATGTCGCGCTGTTCTACGAGGATCTGCAACAAGCCGACCGCGACTTCACGACCGCATTCACCTCACTGCACTTCGATGCTGCGAACCTCGTGGGCGGCGACCCCGGCGTAGCGGCTCCCCTGGGGCGATATCACCTCATGTCATGCATGGATCGCGGCATCGGAAAGCTGAAGGACGCTGCGATCGACGGATGGACGTCGGCGTCGGCCATCGCCGACTCGGTGTCAGCCATCGCCTCGGCGTATTCCGCGTTGGACGATGAGCTCGCGGGAACGGGGACCCCGTGACGCTGAGCTCGCCGAATCGAGGATTCCCCTTGGAGCGGATCGCGGGCGATGTGGGCACGATGTCGCGGTGGGTGGACCAGTTCGATCTGGTGGCCGAGGATCTCGGCGTCCTCCGCGGCGCCTCAGCGCGAGCGACGGGTCTTCCCGGAATGGGCAGTGCGATCACAGCGGTACGCACGGATGCCATGAGCGTGCTGTCGCGCGCCGGGGGTCACGTCGCCCTCGCACAGAGCTTGTCGTCGGTGCTCGCGACCTATGCCAAGGCACACGACGAGCACGCGACGAAGGCGAACGCTCTGGTCGAGGAGATCGAGGCGGCTCACACGTTGTGGACGCAGTTGAACAGCGCGGCCGACGTGGAAGGCCGGGCGGCGCTCGCAGCCTCGCGCGGCGACGACCGTGTCGCTCTGCAGGAGGCGGAGGATGCTGCCGCAGAGGCGATCGCGGCCCGCAAACGAGCAGAGGAGGACTTGGACGATCTGTGGCGGAGATACGAGTTCCACTTCGCCGCATGGGATGAGGCGTACGACACCGCCGTGCGGGCACTGGTGCACGGCGAGGAAACCCCGGGGATGACGCGGGAGTCGAGCGCGTTGATCGATCACCTCCTGTCGGCGGATACTCCCGCCGAGGTGCTCGCTCTGTGGTCGACGCATCCGGAGCTGCACGAGGAACTGCTCGGCGTACACCCCGAGATCCTCGGCGGGCTCGACGGCATCCCCGCAAGCGTGCGGGTGCGGGCGAACCAGCTCAACGCCGCTGAGTGGATCAGGCAGGCGCAGGCCGAGCTCGGGTGATCACGTACGTGCCCGGCACCTTCACCAGCCTCGGCGATTTCTACGGCGGCGAGGTGCAAAAGATCGCCAGCAGGATGGGGCGCGCGGTTCCGGGAACCCTCACGTTCGTCTACAAGGACGGCTTGTTCCCGGGGGAGAATCCCGAGGCCGGTGGTGCGGACCTGCTGCGGATCGGCGAAGCCAACGATCACGACCGAGCGATCGAGGCCGGCCGCCAGCTCGCTCGCTTCGAAACCGGCATGCGCGTCGACCCTCTCTTCGCCGCAGCCGAGCAGGATGCCTTCGGATACAGCTGGGGACTGGCGAACGTCACCAGTTCCGAAGTCGCCGGCGCCGAGTACGACAAGGTCATCTCTCTGTCCGGCGCTGGCATGCCTTCCGAATGGGCGCCAGCCCCCGACACGACGTACACCGACCTCTCCTATTACGACGCGCTGCAGGTCGCCCAAAATCTCGGCGTCGTCTGGGGTGGCAACAACCCTCGCTCGCACCCCGCCTTCGAGCACGGCGACTACTACACAGGCCCCGACGACGAGGTACTCAACCCCCCGGTCACGCCCGGTCAGTACCCCTCGGCTTATCTTCCTTGGGATGTCCTCAGCGAGAACCACCTGCTCATCGCCTCCGACGACGCGGCAAACAGGAAGGCGCTGGATGCGATGAGAGATCTGGTGGCCAGATGAGAAAAGCGACGTGTGTCTTCGTCACTACCATCGCCGTGATCCTGAGCGTCACGGGATGCTCGTTCAGCGAGCAAAGAGTCCCGGAGGAGAACGTGACTCCACTGACGTGGGAACAAGCGAAAGCCTATGCGCAAGCAAAGGAACTGGAGATCGCTGGCCTGATTCCGCCGCAGGACGTGGTGGAGATCGTACAGAATCCCAAAGGCGGGCTCTTCCGTTGCAATGCAGAGCAGCACTTGTGGACCGGGATCAGCACCGTCGTCTTGGCTCCAGGAACGGATGCCACGGAAGTCACCAAGCATCTGGAAGAGCACTTCCGCACCGAAGATGCTTTTGACGTCGAAAGCTGGGTGAATATCACCCAAAAGTACCGGGTGCAACTGCTCTCGCGAACGACCGCCGAAGGGTACATCTTTGGCGAGGGCGAGCAGGGAACCATCGTCATCGATTCATGGTCCCCATGTTTCACCCTTCCCGATGGCGTCTACCCCGGGGGCGACTTCTGACCGTGGACATTGGCGTCTTCGTTGCAACCGAGCAGCACAGGCTCGGACGTGTGGAGGTCCGGGAAGGGAATGGGCAAGGTTCACTTTTGTCACCTTCCTCAGTAGATGCCGAACCGAAGATGTGGGTGAGACATGGCGCGGCTTCGAAATGACACGCACGCCCATCGCCCGCCCCGACCTCGAAGGTCATGAAGCCCTCGTCGAAATGGAAAGACTCGTGCGCGGATGAAGTCAGCTCGGTGCCTGATCGGCATGACCGTCCTCGCACTGTCGATAACCGCGTGCGCCCCCCAATGGAGACAGCCTCGCCATGACCAACGAATCCCTGACCTGGGAAGACGCAAAAAGAGACACGCAGGCGATGGAGACCGAAATCGCCACGCGGATACCGAGTGACGCAGTCGTGACGGTGACCCAAAACCCTACGGGAGTTCTTTTCTCGTGCGATCAAGACAAGCACCGTTGGATGGGAAAGACGACCGTGGTCGTGACACCAGGGACCGAAGTGGAATCGGTCGTACGCGGCCTAGAAGACCGCTATAGAGGAGGCCGATTCGAGGTGTCAACGCGCACAGACATCGGCGGCTTCTACGAGGTGCATCTGAAATCTCCACAGACTGCTGAGGGGTACATCATCAGCGAAGGAGATTCACGGACGATCTGGATCCACTCAAGTTCACCGTGCTTCACGCTCCCCGATGACGTGTACCCAGGCGGCAAATTTTGACCATGCGCGCCGACCCCGAGACCCCACACGATGCTCCTCTGACCTGGCCGCGCGCGAGGCCCCACGTCCTCGGCACGCTCGCGATGTCGGCGTCGAAACGGCCCCTCGTTAGCCTCGCCATGATCGCCGCCGTCCTGTTGGCGTGATGTTCGTCCGCACCGGAGAAGTCGATGCCCGAAACGCACACGAGCTGGCAATCAGCGAAAGCCGACGCTCAAAGGATGGAACGGGAGATCGCCGCGCTGATCCCCGAGGAGGCGATCGTCAGCGTCGAACAGAAGCCCACGGGAGCTCTCTTCCCATGCAACAATACCCAGCACACCTGGTACGGATCGACCACGATACGCCTCACAGATGGAAGCGACGTAGAAGGAATCGTGAAGACCATCGAAGAGCACTATCAGGAAGAAGACCGTTTTGACATACGTACCAGGCTGAACTTCGCGCGTGAATACGAGGTGCAGCTCATGTCACCGACGAGCGCCGAAACCTACATCTTCGGAAAGACAGCCGCCGACACAGTCCGCATCGATTCAGGATCCGTCTGCTTCACGCTCCCCGAGGGCGTATACCCCGGCGGCAAGTTCTGACGAGGATCACTGACGACGATCGGCGAGCCTTGGAAGGCATCAGAAAAGCGGTGACGAGATGAACCGCAAGTACCAACCTCTATTTCTCTTGGCTGCCTCCATCTGGCTCCTAACCGCCTGTGCAGCGGAGGGGAGCACTGACGATGTGAGTGAGTTGACATGGCAGGAAGCCAAGGCGGAGGCGCAAGCAATGGAACTACGAATTGCATCGATGATCCCTTCGTCGGTCATCCTCAGCATCGATCAGCACGAAAAGGGAGGGCTGTTCAGATGCAACGACACACAGCACACTTGGACAGGCACCACAATCGTCACCCTCACCGCTGGAACCTCGGCGGAACCTTTGGTGAAGACAGTGGAATCGAAATTTCGCGAGAGAGGCGACTTCAGTGTCTCGACGAGGCGCGACATCGCCGATGCCTACGAGGTTCAGATTGCATCCACGTCAACCGCCGAAGGCTACATCGTCGGCGAAGGGACGCCAGGAACGATCTGGATTGACTCCTGGTCTCCATGCTTCACCCTTCCCGATGGCGTCTACCCCGGGGGCGACTTCTGACCGTGGACATTGGCGTCTTCGTTGCAACCGAGCAGCACAGGCTCCGACATAACGGCCCGCGCATCAAGGGAGAAGCACGAGATGAGACAGCTGCGGTACGCCATCAACGTCACACTCGACGGATGCTGTCACCACGAGGCGGGCATCGCTCCGGACGAAGAGTCGATGCGCTTCTGGACCGCCGAGATGGAACAGGCGGACGCCGAGATCTTCGGCCGTGTGACCTACGAGATGATGGAGTCCGCGTGGCGCCGTCCGGTCACCGGCGTGTGGCCCGACTGGATGCGGGAGTGGGAGATCCCCTTCGCCGAGGCCATCGACGCGCAACGGAAGTACGTCGTGTCGAGCTCGCTCACGGAAGTCGACTGGAACGCCGAGCTCCTCCGCGGCGACCAGGGCGACGCGGTGCGACGTCTCAAGCAGGAGCCGGGACGGGGGCTGTCGGTCGGCGGCGTGACCCTCCCGCTGGCCCTCGCCGACCTCGGCCTCATCGACGAGTACCTGTTCGTCGTGCATCCGGTCGTCGCCGGACACGGGCCCACGCTGCTCTCCGGACTGCGCGAACGCATGGAGCTGGAACTCGTCGAGCGCCAGGACTTCCGGTCGGGGCTGACCGCTCTGCGGTACCGGCCTCGCGGAACGTGACCCGGCATCGTCGTCAGCGCGGCGCGTGCGCCTCGAGGAACTCGTACACATCCGTCGTGTCCACCCCGGGGAACGCGCCGGTAGGCAGGGTCGCGAGCAGCGTTCGCGGGGTCTTCACGTTCGGCCAGGAGTTCTCGCGCCACCGCTCCTCCAGCTCCGCCGGAGCCCGCCGGCAGCACACCTCGACCGAGTGCTTCGACACTCCCCGGTGAGGGGTGTCGCGCCCCACGAACCACTTCGTGTCGTCGAAGCGCACCCCCACGCTCACCGAGTGCAGCCCCTCGCTCGATGCCTCCACTCGCGCCGTGCACCAGTACGTGCCGTTCCCAGTGTCGGTGTACTGGTAGTACGGGTTGAAGCGGTCGTCCTCGTCGAACACCACACGACTGGTCCACCGCCGGCAGCACATCTGGCCCTCGATGGCGCCGAGCCGGTCGGTGGGGAAGTTCACGTCGTCGTTCTCGTACGCCTTCGTGATGGTGCCCGATTCGTGCACCTTGAGGAAGTGCACGGGGATGTCGAGATGTCTGGTCGCGAGATTGGTGAACCGGTGCGCCGCCGTCTCGTATGACACCGAGTACGCATCGCGAAGATCCTCGATCGAGATCGCACGCCGCGCCTTCGCCTCCGTGAGCATCCCGACGACGTGCGTCTCCGGCATAAGCAACGCGCCGGTGAGGTAGTTCGTCTCCACTCGCTGCCGCAGGAACTCGGCGTAGCTGCGGGGCTCGGCATGCCCGAGGATCCGGCTGGACAACGCCTGCAGCACCGCCGTCCGCGCGTCGCCCTTCGACTGCACTCGGCTCGACAGGTACAGCCGGCCGTTAGCGAGGTCGGCGACGCTGCGGGTGGTCTGCGGCAGGTCGGGCGCGTAGTGGAGCGTGAAGCCCAGATAGGCGGCGATCTCGGATGCCACGCGCTGAGTGAGCGGCCCTCCCGTGTGACCGACCGCCGCCAGGATCTCGGATGCCTTCGCCTCGAGATCTGCGAAGTGATTGTCCTGCCGGCGCATGAGCTGACGCAGCTCCACGTTCGCGCGCCGAGCCTCCTCGGGTGTCGCCGCGCGCTCATCCTTGAGCCTGTCGATCTCGCCGTGCAAGGCGAGCAGCGCGCGCAGCGCATCCGTCGGGACGCTCTTGCCGATGCGGAACGGCGCGATCCCGAGAGCTTGGAACGTCTGCCCCTTCATGGCACGCTCCACGGCGATCTCCAGCGCGCTTCGCTCATCGAGCGGCTCGCCCTCGAGAAGCGCGTCGATGGTCACGCCGAGCGCACGCGCGATCGCCTGCAGCTGCGTGAGCTTCGGCTCGCGCTTGCCGGTCTCGATCATCGACAGCTGGCTGGGCGCCCTGTCGACAGCCGCGGCGAGGTCGTCGAGGGTCATCCCTCGCGCGATCCGCAGCTGACGGATGCGCCGTCCGATCGTGAGGGTGTCGGCGTCTTCGTCGACGACTGAGGTACTCATGCGGGCGATTCTCTCACAGAAACAGAATTTCTGTCGATCTTCACATGCGAAATGGTTATTCGGATGCCGGATCTTCACTCAGAGTGGATGCCAAGCCAGCCGGCCCGCCACCGTGATCCCGCACACACGAAAGGACCCAGATCATGAGCGCTCCGACCATCACCACCCAGCAGGGTCCCGCCGTCACCATCACCGGCCCCCTCCGCGACCGCTACGACGAGATCCTCACGCCCGACGCCCTCGCATTCCTCACCGAACTGCACCACCGCTTCGCGGGCCGCCGACACGACCGGCTCGCCGACCGCATGCGAGCGCGCTTCGAGATCGGCAACGGCCACGACCCGGGCTTCCGTAACGACACCGCACACATCCGCGACGACGCCGACTGGCGGGTGGCGGGCGCCGGCCCCGGTCTCGAAGACCGCCGCGTCGAGATCACGGGCCCGACCGACCCGAAGATGACGGTGAACGCGCTGAACTCCGGCGCGCGCGTCTGGCTCGCCGACCAGGAGGACGCCACGAGCCCCACCTGGAAGAACGTCATCGAGGGCCAGCTCTCGCTGCGCGACGCCATCCGGGGCGAGCTCTCCTACACCTCCCCCGAGGGCAAGGAGTACCGCGTCACCGCCGAGCGCACGCCAACGATCGTGATGCGCCCGCGCGGCTGGCACCTGCCCGAGCGGCACCTCGAGTTCACCGACCGGTCGGGCCGCACCCTCGCGGCATCCGGCTCGCTCGTCGACTTCGGGCTCTACTTCTTCCACAACGCGCAGGCCCTCATCGACGCCGGTCGCGGCCCGTACTTCTACATCGCCAAGCTCGAGTCGAGCGAGGAGGCGAAGCTGTGGGACGACGTCTTCAGCTTCAGCGAGGAGTACATCGGGATCCCGCACGGTACGATCCGCGCCACCGTGCTCATCGAGACGCTGCCGGCCGCGTTCGAGATGGAGGAGATCCTGTACGAGCTGCGCGACCACTGCGCGGGGCTCAACGCGGGCCGCTGGGACTACATCTTCTCCATCATCAAGAACTACCGCGGGCGCGGGGCACGTTTCGTGCTCCCCGACCGCAGCGAGGTCACGATGACGGTGCCGTTCATGCGC
This Microbacterium sp. XT11 DNA region includes the following protein-coding sequences:
- the gabT gene encoding 4-aminobutyrate--2-oxoglutarate transaminase codes for the protein MALLDTAAVAVPLGGPDLPQERRLVTELPGPRSAEILARKADAVAAGVGHTVPVAAVAAGGGVVVDADGNSLIDLGSGIAVTTVGNAHPKVAAAVAAQAAQFTHTCFMISPYESYVGVAEALNRITPGDFAKKSALFNSGAEAVENAIKIARKHTGRQAVVAFDHGYHGRTNLTMALTAKSMPYKSGFGPFAPEVYRATASYPFRDGLSGAEAAARAILQLEKQIGADNLAAVIIEPIQGEGGFIVPADGFLPAIVDWCRDNGVVFIADEVQTGFARTGAMFASEIFGIEPDLITTAKGIAGGLPLAAVTGRAEIMDASHTGGLGGTYGGNPIACAAALATIDVFENDGMLDRAREIGEILLGRLTAMQQDDPRIGDVRGHGAMVAAEFVDPETKAPDAALTAAVAKACIAQGVIVLTCGTYGNVIRFLPPLSISDDLLNEGLDIVSAALAAA
- a CDS encoding helix-turn-helix transcriptional regulator, with the protein product MSTSVVDEDADTLTIGRRIRQLRIARGMTLDDLAAAVDRAPSQLSMIETGKREPKLTQLQAIARALGVTIDALLEGEPLDERSALEIAVERAMKGQTFQALGIAPFRIGKSVPTDALRALLALHGEIDRLKDERAATPEEARRANVELRQLMRRQDNHFADLEAKASEILAAVGHTGGPLTQRVASEIAAYLGFTLHYAPDLPQTTRSVADLANGRLYLSSRVQSKGDARTAVLQALSSRILGHAEPRSYAEFLRQRVETNYLTGALLMPETHVVGMLTEAKARRAISIEDLRDAYSVSYETAAHRFTNLATRHLDIPVHFLKVHESGTITKAYENDDVNFPTDRLGAIEGQMCCRRWTSRVVFDEDDRFNPYYQYTDTGNGTYWCTARVEASSEGLHSVSVGVRFDDTKWFVGRDTPHRGVSKHSVEVCCRRAPAELEERWRENSWPNVKTPRTLLATLPTGAFPGVDTTDVYEFLEAHAPR
- a CDS encoding PucR family transcriptional regulator, with translation MSPAEHPTLRSLLARNDLGLALVSPDDALPEGALDRALRWVHSSDLADPTPFLSEDLALLTTGTQFDDVDGIEGYDAYVGRLAARGVLGLGFGTEVHRTGIPEELAEACAARGMPLFVVPYRTPFIAVARAHAEAIAAQAYARRSWALDAQRALALAALRPRGLDATIAELARRFGTWAGMFDATGAPQISHPADAVARPTLESLAEHVTEVLTRGLEAGQSLTIDDASFMLFTVGRGGHLRGVIALAIDALDPEARSVVTSVIAMAGLALEQSEQLTRSRRRLHTQLLASLQTDDPALARRVLGAIPPAPVVVAIAADAPAGPLADWWERRRADDGVASFVAESADGLVMCVSSGDEALIDEAALRFGIRIGASAPESYAAFSRAHAQALAALRRQTGQGVLRYADAVGTSILGALATDEARLVAESRLAPLRDHDAATGGALELSLRTWLEHDARAEPAAAALGVHRHTLRSRIAQAGAVLGVDLSSFPARAEVWTLLQTARD
- the aceB gene encoding malate synthase A, which translates into the protein MSAPTITTQQGPAVTITGPLRDRYDEILTPDALAFLTELHHRFAGRRHDRLADRMRARFEIGNGHDPGFRNDTAHIRDDADWRVAGAGPGLEDRRVEITGPTDPKMTVNALNSGARVWLADQEDATSPTWKNVIEGQLSLRDAIRGELSYTSPEGKEYRVTAERTPTIVMRPRGWHLPERHLEFTDRSGRTLAASGSLVDFGLYFFHNAQALIDAGRGPYFYIAKLESSEEAKLWDDVFSFSEEYIGIPHGTIRATVLIETLPAAFEMEEILYELRDHCAGLNAGRWDYIFSIIKNYRGRGARFVLPDRSEVTMTVPFMRAYTELLVKTCHKRGAFAIGGMSAFIPNRRDPEITARAIEKVSADKKREATDGFDGTWVAHPDLIPTAQAEFDAVLGDRPNQIDRQRDDVQVTASDLLDLHIGRPITAQGVRDNVSVAIRYLEAWLRGIGAVSIDNLMEDAATAEISRSQVWQWIHQDRTTEDGTAITPEYVEDLIRDVLDDAPRSPGDRFDDAADIFREVALREEFPAFLTLGAYTRYLTETD
- a CDS encoding dihydrofolate reductase family protein, which encodes MRQLRYAINVTLDGCCHHEAGIAPDEESMRFWTAEMEQADAEIFGRVTYEMMESAWRRPVTGVWPDWMREWEIPFAEAIDAQRKYVVSSSLTEVDWNAELLRGDQGDAVRRLKQEPGRGLSVGGVTLPLALADLGLIDEYLFVVHPVVAGHGPTLLSGLRERMELELVERQDFRSGLTALRYRPRGT